The Deltaproteobacteria bacterium genome contains the following window.
CTGTGTTCTCTGTACTACTAACGTTCAAATTCTGAAAATTTTGTTAAGATTATTTATAAAGAATTTTATCTGGGTTTATTTGCGTTCATCCCTGTTCTAAGTTGTTTTTTGTTCTAAAGATTTGATGATAGCTCTGTGAGCTCTGTGCCCTCTGTGGCTAATGGTTTTTGTTTGCGGCTCTGCCGCGCTGCGACCTCTGTGGCTAAAAAATCTGGGGAGAAGAAATTGAAAAAGATTCTTCTGGGTAATGAGGCTATCGCCCGCGGGCTGCTGGAGAACGGCTGCTCCTTCGCCGCCTCCTACCCCGGAACCCCGGCTTCGGAAATTCTCTCTTCTTTCCTGCAGATGGCCAAGGCTGAAAAGACTCCGGCTATAGGGGAATGGTCCATCAATGAAAAGGTGGCTTACGAGACGGCTCTATCCGTCAGCTATGCCGGAGGTCGCGCGGCGGTAAGCATGAAACAGGTCGGCCTGAACGTGGCCTGTGATCCTCTCATGAGTTCGGCTTACACCGGAGTTAAGGGGGGCTTTTTGGTTATCTCGGCCGATGATCCAGGCCCCCATAGCTCCCAGACCGAGCAGGACAGCCGGATGATGGCCATGATGGCCAAGATTCCTGTCCTGGATCCTTCCACCCCCCAGGAAGCCAAAGAGATGATCCGGGTTGCCTATCAAATATCCGAGGAGTTCGAGATCCCGGTTATGCTCAGACCTACCACCCGGATTTGTCATTCCAGGCAAGGGATGGCTCTGGAAGCAATTCCCGCTCCCTCGTTGGCTTCCGGCTTTTCCAAAGACCCCCAGCGCTGGGCAGCCACGCCGAGATACCGTTATACCCTACATCATCAGTTGAACCAAAAGATCGAAGCCATCGCCGCCAAATTCGGAGAAGATTCTTATCAGCGGATACTGGGAAGCAGCAATGCCCGCCAATGCATCATCTCTTCCGGAGTTGCGCTCGCCCATACTTATGACACTCTTAAAGAACTGAATCTGGAGGATCAAATTGCTCTTTATCAGGTGAAGATGCCCTACCCTTTGCAAGTTCAGACTATTCTTGATGAACTCGTTCCTTTTGAAAAGATCCTCGTGATCGAAGAAACCTCCCCCGTGATTGAGCTGCAATTAGCCATGCGCGGCCGCATCAAAGGAAGGCTCGATGGTTCGATCCCCCCTCAGGGAGAACTCATCCCGGATGTCCTGGTTCAGAGCATCAGCAATTTCGCTCAGATTCCCGAAGAAAAAAAGGCCCCTATCCCTGGTAAGGCCAGACGCCCTACGCTTTGCCCCGGATGCCCGCACCGGGCTGCATTTTACGCCATCCGCCAAGCCCTGCCCCAGGGAATCTACCCCAGCGACATCGGTTGTTATACCTTGGGGCTGAACTTGGGGGCGGTAGACACTGTCCTTTGCATGGGAGCGGCCATCAGCCAGGCCGCCGGCTTATACCACGCCTACCGGATGAAAGGGGAAGTTCCCCCCATTGTGGCCACCATTGGCGATTCCACCTTCTACCACGCTGGAATCCCTGCCCTGATCAACGCTGTTCATAATGGGGCGAAATTCATCCTGCTCATCCTGGATAATTTCACCACGGCCATGACCGGTAACCAACCAACCCCCGGGCTGGAGCTTCTGGCCGATGGCCGGCGGGGAAAAGCGGTGGCCATTGAGGATTTAGTCAGGGCGAGCGGAGTGCCAAGCCTCACGATCATCGACCCGTACCAGCTCGAAGAGATAACCCGGGCTATAAAGGAAGCGGATAAAGTAACCCGTTCCGAAAATGGAGGGATTTCCGTAATCATATCCCGGCACCCGTGCCTAATGACCCCGGGCGCAGGGAAAAAGCAGCAATCTTACGGCATGCAAATTACCGAGGATTGTATTGCCTGCGAAATTTGCTTCCGGGATTTCGAGTGCCCGGCGATCGGCCTTGACCAGGAATCGGGCAGGGCCAGGATCGACCCAAACCTCTGTTCGGGATGTGGCGTATGCGCGCAGGTCTGCCCGCAGGAAGCGATTAAAAGAATTTAAATCTTTGCCACAGAGGTCACAGAGATCACAGAGAAAATAAAATAGTCAAGAATATGTTAGAGGGTTAATAATAATTTATTAAGTCGATACCGAAAAGGATTTATTCTGCGCATTTTTAACTCTGTGTCCTCTGTGACCTCTGTGGCAGATTATGTTTTTAAATGAAAGGTTTTTTATGAATATGCAGATCGCTATTACGGGAAGGGGTGGGCAGGGAGTATTATTCCTAACCCGGATTCTTGCGGAATGTGCCCTGAGATTGGGGGTTGAGGTGATCGCCTCGGAAACCCATGGAATGGCCATCCGCGGAGGATCGGTAATTTCTACCCTGAAAGTCGGGTCCTATCGAGGTCCCCTGATCCGCAGCGGTCAGGCAGACCTGATTCTGGCCCTGGATGAAGGATCCGTCGATACCTACGCCCATCTCCTGGCTCCCCATGGTGCGCTGATTCTTAACACCCCCAGGTCGAGTTCCTCTCCTGCCATCGATGCCACGGGGATGGCTGCTGGAATCGGCTCCCCCCTTATGGCCAATTTGATCCTTTTAGGTTTTGCCCTAAAGTTTAAAAAATTATTTTGCGATTATTCTCTCGCTGAGTCGGTGACCAAAGCCATATCCCCGGAGCGGTTCCGGGAAGCCAACCTGAACGCCTTGCAACTTGGTTATTCTGCCAGCGATCCGGAAGGGGACGGATGACTCTTTCCCTGCAGCTTTTTCAGTTCATTCTTTCCGGCTTGACCACAGGGAGCACCTACGCTCTGATCGCCATCGGTTTCTCCCTCATCCACAACGCCACCGGCATCGTCAACTTTGCCCAGGGCGAATTCGTCATGCTCGGTGGAATGTTCATGATCACCTTCTACAGCTTTCTAAAACTTCCCATGCTTCCGGCTTTTATCCTGACCGTCTTTTCCGTGGCGGCAGTCGGCCTGCTTTTGGAAATCGGACCCATCCGCCGGGCCAAGTCAAAGGAAATCCTCATCCTGGTCATGATCACGGTCGGAGCTTCCATCTCCATCAAAGGCCTGTCCATGATCCTCTGGGGAAAAAACCCCATGACTCTCCCCCCATTTTCCGGCGAGGCTCCCCTGTTCTTTTACGGAGCGGTAATCATGCCCCAGAGTATCTGGATCTTCGGGATCACGGTTGGCGTAGTGTTCGCCCTAAACTATTTCTTCAAGAGAACCATGACGGGGAAAGCCATGCGGGCAGTGGCCGCCAGCCGGAGATCCGCGATGCTGACGGGAATCCCGGTTGACCGCATGATCCTTCTTTCTTTCACGCTCAGCGGCGCGCTGGGGGCGGTGGCCGGGATGATCCTCACCCCCATTACCACCACTTCCTATGACGTGGGCGTCATGTTGGGGCTGAAGGGTTTTTCCGCCGCGATCCTGGGCGGATACGGGTCCATGCCCGGTGCCGTGGCCGGAGGCCTTCTCCTGGGTGTTTTTGAATCCCTGGGCGCCGGACTGATCTCTTCGGAATATAAAGACGCCGTGGCCTTTTTGGTGTTGCTGATCATTCTTTTTCTCAAACCCAGCGGAATCCTGGGCAGGGGAAGGCTAAGAAGGGTCTGAAGAAAATCGATGGGAACGAAAAACAAAATTTACTTGCTTATCTTCACCCTGATTATTTTGACGATCCCGGCTGCCCTGCAGAATAATTACCATCTGATGGTGCTCAACGTGGCTGCCTTAAACATCATCGTCGTCATCGGCCTTAACCTGCTCATTGGGTATGCCGGCCAGATCTCGCTCGGCCACGCCGCTTTTTTTGGGCTGGGGGCCTATCTTTCGGCCATTTTTACGGTCACTTTCGGACTCCCCCTCTGGCCCGCGATCATCCTGGCCATGGCCATCACGGGAATGATTGCCTTTGCCATCGGCATTCCCACCTTGAAACTGGAAGGTCATTATTTAGTCATGGCCACCCTCGGGTTCAACATCATTATCTACATTGTCATGATCCAGCTTGAGACCGTAACCGGTGGACCATCGGGTTTTGCCGGGATTCCCCGCCTTAAGATCGCCGGGTTTGTTTTTGACTCGGACCTGAAAATCTATTATCTCCTGTGGGCCGTATCCAGCGGGGTTCTGCTGCTCGCTCTCAATCTGATCCATTCCAGGGTCGGAAGGGCCATGGCCGCGTTGAGCCATAATGAGATCGCCGCCCGGTGCGCGGGCATTGACACGGAAAACTACAAGGTAAAAATCTTTGTCATCAGCGCAGCTCTGGCATCTTTGGCCGGAAGCCTTTATGCCCATTACCTTACCTTCATCAGCCCGGGCACTTTCAGCTTTTTCTATTCCATTCAGGTCGTCACCATGGTTTTGATCGGAGGGATAGGTTCTCTCTGGGGGTCTGTTTTAGGAGCTATTTTGTTGACCATCCTCCCGGAAATTCTTCATGCCGCCAAGGAATACAATGTGCTCATTTATGGAATCATTCTCATGGTTGTTTTAATATTCTTTCCCCAGGGCCTCTTTCCTGGGATCGCCAGGGTTTTCCAAAAGAGAAAAATGGATGGCCAAGCGGAATTTTAAGATTCTGCAATTTACGAACAGGCTCTTGATGCTAGAGAAAGCTTTGCCAGAAGATAAAACGATTCTTGAAATTCGAGAAATCACGCTGCGGTTTGGGGGTCTGGAAGCTTTGAATGGTCTTTCCTTCTCCATCGCCTCGCACCAGATCGTCTCCATCATCGGACCGAATGGGGCGGGCAAGACCACTCTCCTCAACGCCATCAGCGGAGTTTATCCCTTGGATTCTGGGGAGATTTTTTTCCGGGGGATGCCCATTTCCAGGTTGAAATCCTTCCAGATTGCCGCCCTGGGAGTCAACCGCACCTTCCAGCAGGCGCAACTTTTTTCCAACATGACGGTCCTGGAAAACGTCATGGTAGGAATGCATCCCAGGACCAAATCCGGTTTCTTGGGCGGAATGCTCCACCTGGCCGACGAACGGCGCGAGGAAAAAAAGATCCAGGAAAAAGCGAAAACGTTGCTGAATTTTTTTGGCCTCCTGGCCAAAGCAGATTGGATGGCTGGACACATCTCCATCGCGGAGCAAAAACGTCTGGAAATTTGCCGCGCCATGGCCGGCGAGCCGGAACTTTTACTTTTGGACGAACCTGTGGCCGGCTTGAATATTCGGGAAACCGAAGCCATGGGAGATTTGATCATCCAATTGAAAAAAACGGGCCAGACGATCATTTTGGTAGAACATAATATGCACTTAGTTATGGGTATCTCCGACTGGCTGATCGTTCTGCATCATGGTTCCAAGATCGGCGAAGGCCACCCGGAAGAGATGCAGAAGGACATTCGGGTTGTGGAAGCATACCTGGGAGCATAGGTTACGGATTGCAGATTTCGGATTGCGGAATGCGGAATGAATAGTTCGGAGTAATGAGTTCGGAATAATAAGCTGAGAGCTTTTATTATGTTGAAAATTAAAAACATCGACGCCTTTTTCGGAAAAATCCAGGTTTTGCGCCGGGTATCGCTCCACGTCGAGGCGGGGGAGATCGTATCCCTCATCGGGGCCAACGGGGCGGGGAAAACCACTTTACTGAACGTCATCTCCGGCCTGCACCCATCGCGGAATGGAAGCAGGGTTTTCCTAGATGTAGAAACCCGGGGGCTGAAGCCGGAAAAAATCGTGGCCCTGGGCATCCTCCAGGTCCCCGAGACCGAAAAAGTCTTCAACCCTCTTACCGTCCTGGAAAATCTGGAACTCGGTGCTTACCTCAGGAGCCAGGATCGGGGCCAATTGATGGAAGAGATGGAACAAGTATATCAGCTTTTTCCCATCCTGCGGGATCGTAAAGACCAGCTGGCCGGAACGCTCTCCGGTGGGGAACGGCAAATGCTGGCCTTAGGAAAGGCCCTCATGGGCCAGCCCAAATTGCTTATGCTCGATGAGCCTTCTCTGGGCCTGGCCCCCACGGTCGTCTCCGAAATTTTCCGCATCATCCAGTCGCTGAATAAGAGAGGAATAACCATCTTGCTGGTCGAACAAAACGCCAAAGAAGCTCTGCGGATTTGCCGCCGGGCTTATGTCCTGGACACAGGCCGGATCCTTCTGACCGGAACCGGGGAAGAACTTCTCAACAATGAGGAAGTAAAGAGGGCTTTTTTAGGCAAAGATTACAAGGGCAAATGGGAAAGGTAAGCGGGAGGTGGATATGCCCATATTCAATCCGGACGTTGAAACCAGGGAGCGGAAAGAACTTCTCGAGTTTCAGAATGAAAGGCTGCAGATCGTAGTCAACCAGACGTATTCCCGTGTGGATTTTTATCGAAAAAAATTCGATGAGGCAAGGGTGAATCCGGATGACATCAAGAACCTTGAAGACCTGAAAAGGATCCCTTTCACCACCCGCAAGGATCTGATGGATAATTATCCTTATGGGATGTTTGCCGTCCCCCTGCGTGATGTGGTCCGCCTGCAGTTTCCCATGGGGCTTTATGGTAACCCCATCGTCATCGGCTATACCCGGCAGGACCTGAAAATCTGGCGGGAACTCGTGGCGCGGATCATGGTCGGGATTGGTATAACCGAGCATGACATTATCCAGGTAGCTTTCAACTACGGCCTTTTTTTTGGTGCGATCCGCTTCAATCAGAGCGCTGAACTGATCGGAGCAGCCGTTGTACCCACTTCGATCGCCTCGGCAGAAGTTCAGCTCAGGATCATGCAGGATTTCCGCAGTACAGTCTTGGCTTCTACTCCCTCCTTTGCCCTGCATATCATAGAAACCATGAAAAGGAAGAGGATCGATCCCCAAACTTTATCCCTGAAGATTGGCCTTCTCGGGGCAGAGCCCTGGTCGGAAAGCGTTCGCCAGGTTATCGAGGAGAACCTCAACATCAAGGCCTATGACATTTATGGCGTCATGGAACTGGTCGAACCCGGCGTTGCCGGTGAATGTTCGGCCAGGGCGGGCCTACATATTTTCGAAGACCATTTTTTTGCGGAAGTCATCGACCCACGCACCGGACAAGCCCTGAGTGCTGGCCGGGAAGGAGAACTTGTCCTCACCACCCTGACAACGAATGCCTATCCTCTTTTACGCTACCGGACGAGCGATGTGACTGCGCTCCATTACGATCGCTGCTCTTGCGGCCGCACAATGGTCAGAATGGATCGGGTTATCAAAAGAACCGACCAAATGGTATCTGTGCGCGGAATCAACGTCTTCCCGGAGAAGATCGAAGAGGTATTAGCTGGTATTGATGGGGTCGGGCCCGGTTATTCCATGGAGGTGGCCGAGAAAAAAGGAATGAACGATCGGCTGAAAGTGCTCGTGGAAGCCTCGCCAGAGATTTTAGTCTCCAAGGAAGAAAGAAAGACGGCCCTGCAAGAGGCCGTTCAATTAGCCCTACGCCGGGCCATAGGCCTGAGGGTGGAAGTGGAAATTGTAGCCAAAGACAGGGTGTTGGGGGTTGGGTGGAGGGGGTAGATTTGAAGTGTACAGTTTTGAGTGTTGCGGGTTACGAGTTGCGAGTTATAGGTTCTGCGCGCCTTGCGCTCTGGGCTTTGCGTTTTTCGCCTTGCGCCTACATTACTTTGGAGTTGAGCAAACATGACCAAAACATTCATGCCGGCTATTAAGTCGGAAGAAGCGTTGATGCAGTTGCAGCTTGATGGCTTGAAATGGACGGTCAAGCACGCCTTCCAAGGATCTTCCTTTTACCAAAAGAGGATGAAGGAAACAGGAGTCCATCCCCCGGATATTCAAAATATGGAAGATATTCAAAAACTCCCTTTTACCACTGCCGATGACCTGCGGGAAGGCTACCCCTTCCCGCTTCTTGCGGTTCCCCTCGAACAAGTGGTCCGCATCCATGCTTCCTCCGGAACGACCGGAAAAAGAAAAATCCTTTGCTACACGGAAAAAGACCTGCAGGACTGGAGTGATATGTTCGCCCGTTGTTATGAAATGGCCGGCCTGAGCCAAGCGGACAGGGTGCAGATTGCCGTCGGCTACGGCCTCTGGACCGCAGGGGTAGGCTTCCAATTGGGGGTCGAACGCTTGGGGGCCATGGCCGTTCCGGTTGGGCCCGGCAACCTCGATATGCATTGCGAGATCATGGTCGATCTCCAAACGACGGTCTTCTGCTGCACCGCTTCCATGGGCCTGCTCATGGCCGAGGAGGTAAAACGGCGCGGCCTCAGGGATAAGATTTCCCTGCGCAAGGTCATTTTCGGCGCCGAGCGCCACAGCGAGGCCATGCGCCGGAATATGAAAGAGAACCTTGGCGTGGAAGATACTTTTGACATCCCCGGCTTGACCGAACTTTATGGCCCGGGAACAGGATTAGAATGCCCGGCCCATGAAGGGATTCATTACTGGGCGGATTATTATATCCTGGAAATCATCGACCCGGAAACCCTCAGACCTTTGCCATCCGGAGAAGTGGGAGAAATGGTGGTCACTACCCTGCGCAAGGAAGCCGCTCCCCTGATTCGCTACCGCACCCGGGACCTCACCCGTCTGGTTCCCGGAAGATGTTCTTGCGGGAACATTCTCCCCCGGCACGACAAAATCCTCGGGCGTTCGGACGATATGTTCATTATTCGCGGAGTGAACATCTACCCGGGACAAATCGACCATCTTCTTTCCCAAGTCCCCCAGGTGGGCAGTGAGTTTCAGGTTTTTTTGGAACGGGGGACAGATGGCAAAGATTATATGACTGTAAAAGTGGAACGGGCGGAGGGCGTGGATCCCCAAGAAGACCGGGTACTGGCTGCGAAACTGGAATATCTTCTCGGCCATCAGCTCCTGGTCAGCGGAAAGGTTGAGGTGGTCGCCTTCCAAAGTCTTCCGCGCACCGAAAGGAAGTCGCAACGGGTCTTTGATAAAAGATAAGAATAATTTTGCCGCAGAGGTCGCGAGAACGCAGAGGTAAACAATATTTTTAAATCTAACCAGCAAAAAAACTTTGAGAGTTTGGATATTTGATTTTCAATCTTCTCTGCGCTCTCAGCGTGCTCTGCGGTGAATTCTAAAAAAAAGGAGGAAAAGTTATGAAAAAATGTTTGCCAGTCGTTTGTTTGTTTCTGACATTTTGTGTCGCAGGGGGGTTAGCTTGGGCGGCTGACCCAATTAAACTGGGGGCTTTCTTCGACCTCACCGGCGCAGGGTCAGCTATCGGCACCCCAACAAAGCTGGTCGCAGAGATGGTCGTGAAAAAAATTAATGGAGAAGGCGGGATCAATGGGCGGCCTCTGCAACTGGTAATTGCCGATGACGAGGGAGACCCAACCAAAGCAGCGATCATCGCCAAGAAATTCATTGAGTCAGACAAGGTTGTGGCTATCATCGGCCCAACCAGGACTGATACGGGGATGGCCGCCAAGCCAATCATTGAGCAGATGAAAGTTCCCACCTTCATGTGTGTGGGCGGGGATCCTGTGGTCACGGTTCCGCCATTCAAGTGGACATTCAAATCTCCTCAGAGAACATCGGTGGCCGTAAAGAAGACCTACGATTACCTGAAAAGAAAGGGAATCCAGAATATTGCCATTATTACTTCCGCCGATGGTTTCGGCCGCGATGGAAAGAATTGGTTGGAAAAGCTGGCCGTGGAATACGGCCTGAAAATCATCACCGGGGAATCCTTCCAGGCCACGGATAATGACATGACCACCCAGTTGATCAAAATCAAGGCCGCTTCCCCCGAAGCCATCATCTGTTGGACGATCGGAAAAGCCGGGTCCATTGTGGCCAAAAATGTCAAACAGCTGGGCATTCAAGTTCCACTTTTCCAGTGCCATGGGTTGCCCGACCCCATTTATATCAAGTTAGCTGGCGAAGCATCGGAAGGGAATATCATGCCCGCGACGAAATTGATGGTTGCCTCCCAGCTTCCCAATTCTGACCCACAGAAAAAAGTCATCCTGGAATTCATTCGCCTGTACAAAGACGTCTATCAATACGAACGGCAGTTCCCCATTAACACTCATTCGGGATATGCCTGGGACGCAATTTACATCTTGGCCAACGCCATGAAAAAAGCCGGGACCAACAACGAAAAACTGCGAGAGGCGATTGAAAAGACCAAAGGCTATATCGGGGTTAGCGGCATCTACAACCTTACCCCTGAAGATCATAATGGCCTGGGGTTGGATTCGATGGTCATCGTCCAGATCGTCAAGGGCGAGTGGAAAATGCTGGAATAAATGCGGATTGCGGAATTATTAGGACGCAGATTTGCGCAGAAAAAGCCGCTTAAAATTTATTTAAAATTCAGATCCTGAAAATCTGTTTTGATCTGCGTCCAATAAATTTAAAAAATGAAAAGGAGGGAACAATGGAAGAAAGAAAGACTTATTTGAGTGAAGCAGAAATGCCCCGGCAATGGTACAACATTCAGCCTGACCTACCCAAACCCCTGCCTCCTCCCCTGCATCCGGGAACGAAGCAACCCTTAGGACCTCAGGATTTGGCTCCCATCTTTCCCATGGGTTTGATCGAACAGGAGGTCAGCCAGCAGCGCTGGATTGACATCCCTGAAGAGGTCCTTTCCATTTATAAACTCTGGAGGCCAACGCCCCTTTGCCGGGCGAAAAGGCTGGAAGAAGCGTTAAAAACTCCGGCGCGCATCTATTATAAAAACGAAAGCGTAAGCCCGGCCGGAAGCCATAAGCCGAATACTGCCGTGGCTCAGGCTTACTACAATAAAAAAGAGGGCGTCAAGCGCCTGACCACCGAAACGGGTGCGGGCCAGTGGGGAAGCGCCTTGGCTTTTGGGTGCAACCTTTTCGGGATGGAATGCCGGGTGTACATGGTCAAAGTCAGCTATCAGCAGAAACCCTACCGCCGCATGCTCATGGAAACCTGGGGAGCCGCAGTGACTCCCAGTCCCAGCGATAAAACCGAGGCCGGCAAGAAAATCCTGGCCAAGGATCCCAATTCTCCAGGAAGTCTGGGCATCGCTATCAGCGAAGCCGTAGAGGATGCCGTGAAGCGGGAAGATAGCCGGTATTCTCTGGGCAGCGTGCTCAACCATGTGATTCTCCATCAGACCATCGTGGGTCTGGAGACCAAGGCCCAGTTGAAAAAGATCGGCGCAGATCCGGATATTTTGATTGGATGTGTGGGAGGAGGCAGCAATTTTTCCGGCTTCAGTTTTCCTTTCTTCCCCGAAAAAAAGGAAGGGAAAAAAATCCGTTTCATCGCCGTGGAACCAACGGCTTGCCCGACTTTGACCAAGGGGCTCTATCGGTACGATTATGGGGATACGGCGGAGATCGCCCCGATCGTAAAAATGTACACCCTGGGGCATAATTTTATACCTCCGGGAATTCACGCCGGCGGATTGCGTTACCACGGAGCTGCCCCGCTTCTTTGCCTGCTTTATGATGAAGGTTTCGTCGAAGCCGTGGCTTACCATCAGAACCCCGTCTTCGAAGCAGCCATGCTCTTTGCCCGCACGGAAGGAACCATCCCGGCTCCGGAAACAGCCCACGCCATCAAAGCAGTCATCGATGAAGCCATAAAGTGCAAAGAGCGCAAAGAGGAGAAGGTCATCGTCTTCAATTTCAGCGGCCACGGCCATTTCGACCTTTCGGCCTATGACTCGTTTCTATCTAAGAAATTGGAGGATTTCGAATACCCGGAAGAGAAAATTAAAGAGGCGCTGAAAGACCTGCCGAAAGTATAATTCAAAGGGCTTAAGGCGCAAGGTACAAGCCCCCAACACCCTTGTACCCTGCGCTTTATGCGGTAGGAGCGGTCACTGGCCACCTGGGAAGGGCCATAGCCGTATGGGGGCAGCTGGTAGAGCAGCAGGCGGATTAAAGAATTTGTAACCTTCCGCCGCCGTAAGGCCACGTGGCGGGTTGCCCCCGGGGAAGAAATAGTAGAGGGGATCATACGCGAAATTTTTCAGAAGGGATATAAATCCGTAAAATCTGCACAATAAGTAATGGTAGGCATGAACAAACCCAACTCTTGAGTCCGGGATAATAGCTCCTGATAATCTCCGGACTCCACCTTTTTTCTGACCCTTTCCAGGTCTTCCGGGGGAGGAACCTTCTTTAAGCTACAGTATCCCCACTCCACGACCAAATCGGTTTCGAAGCTCTTCTCGAAATGCTGACAATAACTGCAGTGAGGCGAGGCGAAGTCGTGCATACCTATCTCCGAGCTCATCGTCCTCAGTCCCCTCGCTCTTTCCCCCAATCACATGGGGAAGGGACTGGGGTTTCTCCCAGCAAAACCCTGGCGATCCTTCGGATGCTCTCCCTGGCT
Protein-coding sequences here:
- a CDS encoding ABC transporter substrate-binding protein; translated protein: MKKCLPVVCLFLTFCVAGGLAWAADPIKLGAFFDLTGAGSAIGTPTKLVAEMVVKKINGEGGINGRPLQLVIADDEGDPTKAAIIAKKFIESDKVVAIIGPTRTDTGMAAKPIIEQMKVPTFMCVGGDPVVTVPPFKWTFKSPQRTSVAVKKTYDYLKRKGIQNIAIITSADGFGRDGKNWLEKLAVEYGLKIITGESFQATDNDMTTQLIKIKAASPEAIICWTIGKAGSIVAKNVKQLGIQVPLFQCHGLPDPIYIKLAGEASEGNIMPATKLMVASQLPNSDPQKKVILEFIRLYKDVYQYERQFPINTHSGYAWDAIYILANAMKKAGTNNEKLREAIEKTKGYIGVSGIYNLTPEDHNGLGLDSMVIVQIVKGEWKMLE
- a CDS encoding TrpB-like pyridoxal phosphate-dependent enzyme, coding for MEERKTYLSEAEMPRQWYNIQPDLPKPLPPPLHPGTKQPLGPQDLAPIFPMGLIEQEVSQQRWIDIPEEVLSIYKLWRPTPLCRAKRLEEALKTPARIYYKNESVSPAGSHKPNTAVAQAYYNKKEGVKRLTTETGAGQWGSALAFGCNLFGMECRVYMVKVSYQQKPYRRMLMETWGAAVTPSPSDKTEAGKKILAKDPNSPGSLGIAISEAVEDAVKREDSRYSLGSVLNHVILHQTIVGLETKAQLKKIGADPDILIGCVGGGSNFSGFSFPFFPEKKEGKKIRFIAVEPTACPTLTKGLYRYDYGDTAEIAPIVKMYTLGHNFIPPGIHAGGLRYHGAAPLLCLLYDEGFVEAVAYHQNPVFEAAMLFARTEGTIPAPETAHAIKAVIDEAIKCKERKEEKVIVFNFSGHGHFDLSAYDSFLSKKLEDFEYPEEKIKEALKDLPKV